A region of Thermococcus argininiproducens DNA encodes the following proteins:
- a CDS encoding ACT domain-containing protein: protein MFLKIEENGKVEIPLEWAYEVGLVKDAYFLVEIDTELNEVHMERIALPGKQLVEIELVVKDQPGVLAKITGLLGRHRINILFSEAEEMEQIGLGAIVAVVDVSQADITLDRLLKELQVIEEVMEVSLKEIK, encoded by the coding sequence ATTTTTTTGAAGATCGAAGAAAATGGGAAGGTTGAGATTCCTCTAGAATGGGCTTATGAAGTAGGACTTGTAAAAGATGCCTATTTCCTAGTGGAAATTGATACTGAGCTGAATGAAGTCCATATGGAAAGGATAGCCTTGCCGGGGAAACAGTTAGTTGAGATTGAACTTGTGGTCAAAGATCAGCCTGGAGTTTTGGCCAAGATTACAGGGTTACTAGGCAGACATCGTATAAACATTCTCTTTAGTGAAGCCGAGGAAATGGAGCAAATTGGACTAGGAGCAATAGTTGCCGTTGTGGACGTGAGTCAGGCAGATATAACTTTAGACCGACTTTTAAAGGAGCTACAAGTAATAGAGGAAGTCATGGAAGTATCTCTAAAGGAGATTAAATAA